Genomic DNA from Bacteroidota bacterium:
TCTATTTCTTTTGGTCCCCAACCCGGATTAATTATAGCATTTTCTTCTCTTCCTTCCACAATCTCTTCTCTATCAGCAGGCATAATATCTTCTGATTCTAAAGAAGTAGTAATGATATTTACTTTGCCATATTTTTGATTTTGTAATCTTGCAAGTGAACGAGTAATATCTAAAGCAACATTACCACCACCAATTACAACTATCTTTTCAGCAACATGAATTTCTTTACCGTCAGTAATTTTATTTAGCAATTCTATTGCCTGATAAACGTTTTTATGGTCTGTACCCGGTATTCTTGTGCTTCTACCTTCATGCAAACCTGTTGCAGAAAATACTGCGTCATATTCAGTTTTAAGTTTATCAAGACTTATATCTTTTCCAATTGTTGTATTGTACTGTATTTCTACTCCAAGAGAAAGTATGTAATTAATATCTTTATCCAGTTGGTCATAAGGTAAGCGGTATTCAGGAATACCATATCTCATCATACCACCTGATTGTGCAAATTGTTCAAAGATTTTTACTGAATATCCCATTAAAGCTAAATAATGAGCAGCAGAAAGACCGGCAGGTCCTGAACCAATAACTGCAATTTTCTTATCATTTTTTTCAATACCGTCAGTTTGTAATATTTTTTTGTAATCTTCAGATTCAACCTGATCGGCAATATATCTTTTCAACCATCTAATTGATAATGGTTCTCCTGTTTTTCCCACAGAACAAACCGTTTCACACTTATGAGTACAAATTCTACCACATATTTCAGGAAGAGGATTAGTTTCATATAAAATTCTTAAACCTTCTTCCATATCGTCTTCTCTTACAGCCTTAATATACTCAGGGATTCCCATGTGAGCAGGGCATGTAGCAGTACAAATTCCACATTCAACACAACGGTCAGCTTCTTTTTGAGCTTGCTCTTTTGAATAACCTTTTACAATTTCAATAAATGATTTATCTCTTTTTTCAGGCTCAAGTTCGCCCATATCTTCTCTCTCTTTTGCATATAAATCATAATCCCCTTCAGGTTTTTTCCATCCTTTTTCTTCCTTATTCCAAGATTTTTCATCAATTCCCGGAGTAAATCTGTAATCCTCAGGATCTTCACTAACCCATGTATATTCATTTGATAAACTAAGTGAATTTGTTGTACAAATATCTACACAGAAGCCACACCAACAACATCTTCCGTAGTCAATATTTGGCCTTAACCCACTATCTCCATCTTTTGTTTCAATTCCTTCAACAGGAATCAAATCAATAGCCTCGTTAGGACAAATGGCTTCACAAGTTCCACAACCAATACATTCATCAATTATATTTTTATGAAAACCTCTATATCTAGGAGCTCCGGGTCTGTCATTAATAGGATCCTTTACTGTAACAGGATCTTTTGTAATGCTTTTCCAAGCT
This window encodes:
- a CDS encoding FAD-dependent oxidoreductase gives rise to the protein MNLKDILTPFTAWKSITKDPVTVKDPINDRPGAPRYRGFHKNIIDECIGCGTCEAICPNEAIDLIPVEGIETKDGDSGLRPNIDYGRCCWCGFCVDICTTNSLSLSNEYTWVSEDPEDYRFTPGIDEKSWNKEEKGWKKPEGDYDLYAKEREDMGELEPEKRDKSFIEIVKGYSKEQAQKEADRCVECGICTATCPAHMGIPEYIKAVREDDMEEGLRILYETNPLPEICGRICTHKCETVCSVGKTGEPLSIRWLKRYIADQVESEDYKKILQTDGIEKNDKKIAVIGSGPAGLSAAHYLALMGYSVKIFEQFAQSGGMMRYGIPEYRLPYDQLDKDINYILSLGVEIQYNTTIGKDISLDKLKTEYDAVFSATGLHEGRSTRIPGTDHKNVYQAIELLNKITDGKEIHVAEKIVVIGGGNVALDITRSLARLQNQKYGKVNIITTSLESEDIMPADREEIVEGREENAIINPGWGPKEIEIKDDKITGLHVVKCLSVFDEEGKFNPKFDEDDKNFFEADMVVESIGQGMDLGYITEKVKAELEFGPRGRINVNENYQSDAKWFFVGGDIIQGPDVIHGIENGHKAAIGIDNFLRDDTKPLSS